A genome region from Vulpes lagopus strain Blue_001 chromosome 7, ASM1834538v1, whole genome shotgun sequence includes the following:
- the C7H9orf43 gene encoding uncharacterized protein C9orf43 homolog isoform X3, with protein sequence MHLPDESQWDETTCKLAICQHPQCWATIRRIERGHPRILGTPRKTTIDDEDKLPMLTIVNVSDSCIRAKRLAHHHLSGFTFTKPPSLLCPGSKVHSKFQGRPQKDLPNKDVIGDTDRSPKVNHRLTKLSVLNLNETQLPSPQDVRNMVVIWIPEQSEKQMSPAEKKHVVPSQDWRKGRMKSTVKDSFLYEKQKTETPLGPPGMIVPPPSPVNFFEQLSTESIPFWNQFDMVPQDLLKDLLPNEGKTMPSLEMKTQLAMMKKKPPLQKSRPDSAISAKMFLSVHRLTLQRPALRYPKHLNKFYYNLNTEGHKKQQWQQKQLQQKLKTPPRRQIQRVPVSLQEAKKKPKSDPGSHDILHKCSGAVAYGPRYGHRTLLGRKSDKKQPQRMKSEGPTSRQDSKRRPQVEYSENYPDSFPDKDAEPGTVFIRKEG encoded by the exons ATGCATTTGCCAGATGAGAGTCAGTGGGATGAAACCACCTGCAAGTTGGCTATTTGTCAGCATCCACAGTGCTGGGCAACGATCCGCCGGATTGAGAGGGGCCACCCTCGAATCCTGGGCACCCCCCGCAAAACAACTATCGATGATGAAG ACAAACTCCCGATGCTCACCATTGTAAACGTGTCAGATTCCTGCATACGGGCCAAGAGACTTGCTCATCATCATTTATCAGGATTTACCTTTACCAAACCTCCCTCTTTATTGTGTCCTGGTTCAAAGGTTCACTCCAAATTTCAAGGCAG GCCTCAGAAGGATTTACCTAACAAAGATGTAATCGGCGATACTGATAGATCTCCTAAAGTAAATCACAGATTAACAAAG CTTTCAGTGCTGAATTTGAATGAGACACAACTTCCCAGCCCTCAAGATGTTAGAAATATGGTTGTAATCTGGATCCCAGAACAATCAGAGAAGCAGATGAG TCCAGCTGAGAAGAAGCATGTTGTTCCCAGCCAGGactggaggaagggaagaatgaaATCTACAGTG aaAGACAGTTTTCTCTatgaaaagcagaaaacagaaacGCCGCTGGGACCTCCGGGGATGATTGTGCCCCCTCCATCACCAGTAAACTTTTTTGAGCAACTAAGTACAGAGTCCATACCTTTCTGGAACCAGTTTGACATGGTCCCTCAGGATCTACTGAAGGA CCTCTTGCCCAATGAAGGGAAAACCATGCCTTCTCTGGAGATGAAGACACAATTGGCCATGATGAAGAAGAAACCACCCCTGCAAAAGAGCCGACCCGACAGTGCCATTTCTGCTAAGATGTTTTTGTCTGTACACCGTCTCACCCTGCAG agaCCAGCATTGAGATATCCTAAACATTTGAATAAATTCTATTATAACCTAAACACAGAAG GTCACAAGAAGCAGCAGTGGCAGCAGAAGCAGCTGCAGCAGAAGTTGAAAACACCACCTAGGAGACAG ATACAGAGAGTTCCTGTCAGCTTGCAG GAGGccaaaaagaaacccaagagTGATCCAGGGAGCCATGACATTTTGCACAAATGTTCAGGTGCCGTGGCTTATGGCCCGCGCTATG GTCACAGAACTCTACTGGGTCGGAAAAGTGACAAAAAGCAGCCACAGCGGATGAAGTCAGAAGGACCCACCTCGAGACAG GATTCCAAAAGGAGACCACAGGTGGAATACTCTGAGAATTATCCGGATTCCTTTCCTGATAAGGATG CAGAGCCTGGGACAGTCTTTATCAGAAAGGAAGGATGA
- the C7H9orf43 gene encoding uncharacterized protein C9orf43 homolog isoform X1, translated as MHLPDESQWDETTCKLAICQHPQCWATIRRIERGHPRILGTPRKTTIDDEDKLPMLTIVNVSDSCIRAKRLAHHHLSGFTFTKPPSLLCPGSKVHSKFQGRPQKDLPNKDVIGDTDRSPKVNHRLTKLSVLNLNETQLPSPQDVRNMVVIWIPEQSEKQMSPAEKKHVVPSQDWRKGRMKSTVKDSFLYEKQKTETPLGPPGMIVPPPSPVNFFEQLSTESIPFWNQFDMVPQDLLKDLLPNEGKTMPSLEMKTQLAMMKKKPPLQKSRPDSAISAKMFLSVHRLTLQRPALRYPKHLNKFYYNLNTEGHKKQQWQQKQLQQKLKTPPRRQIQRVPVSLQEAKKKPKSDPGSHDILHKCSGAVAYGPRYGHRTLLGRKSDKKQPQRMKSEGPTSRQDSKRRPQVEYSENYPDSFPDKDDPEVSKTEPSKKDISAQKAVVLASQGRSPEDLSDSTSRRRWSPELKLLRILQATDDEDEEDQLSGSQSAESFKTSQGSLTPD; from the exons ATGCATTTGCCAGATGAGAGTCAGTGGGATGAAACCACCTGCAAGTTGGCTATTTGTCAGCATCCACAGTGCTGGGCAACGATCCGCCGGATTGAGAGGGGCCACCCTCGAATCCTGGGCACCCCCCGCAAAACAACTATCGATGATGAAG ACAAACTCCCGATGCTCACCATTGTAAACGTGTCAGATTCCTGCATACGGGCCAAGAGACTTGCTCATCATCATTTATCAGGATTTACCTTTACCAAACCTCCCTCTTTATTGTGTCCTGGTTCAAAGGTTCACTCCAAATTTCAAGGCAG GCCTCAGAAGGATTTACCTAACAAAGATGTAATCGGCGATACTGATAGATCTCCTAAAGTAAATCACAGATTAACAAAG CTTTCAGTGCTGAATTTGAATGAGACACAACTTCCCAGCCCTCAAGATGTTAGAAATATGGTTGTAATCTGGATCCCAGAACAATCAGAGAAGCAGATGAG TCCAGCTGAGAAGAAGCATGTTGTTCCCAGCCAGGactggaggaagggaagaatgaaATCTACAGTG aaAGACAGTTTTCTCTatgaaaagcagaaaacagaaacGCCGCTGGGACCTCCGGGGATGATTGTGCCCCCTCCATCACCAGTAAACTTTTTTGAGCAACTAAGTACAGAGTCCATACCTTTCTGGAACCAGTTTGACATGGTCCCTCAGGATCTACTGAAGGA CCTCTTGCCCAATGAAGGGAAAACCATGCCTTCTCTGGAGATGAAGACACAATTGGCCATGATGAAGAAGAAACCACCCCTGCAAAAGAGCCGACCCGACAGTGCCATTTCTGCTAAGATGTTTTTGTCTGTACACCGTCTCACCCTGCAG agaCCAGCATTGAGATATCCTAAACATTTGAATAAATTCTATTATAACCTAAACACAGAAG GTCACAAGAAGCAGCAGTGGCAGCAGAAGCAGCTGCAGCAGAAGTTGAAAACACCACCTAGGAGACAG ATACAGAGAGTTCCTGTCAGCTTGCAG GAGGccaaaaagaaacccaagagTGATCCAGGGAGCCATGACATTTTGCACAAATGTTCAGGTGCCGTGGCTTATGGCCCGCGCTATG GTCACAGAACTCTACTGGGTCGGAAAAGTGACAAAAAGCAGCCACAGCGGATGAAGTCAGAAGGACCCACCTCGAGACAG GATTCCAAAAGGAGACCACAGGTGGAATACTCTGAGAATTATCCGGATTCCTTTCCTGATAAGGATG ATCCTGAGGTATCCAAGACAGAACCCTCTAAAAAGGACATCAGTGCTCAGAAGGCGGTTGTGCTGGCATCCCAAGGGAGGAGCCCAGAGGACCTTTCAGACAGCACATCTAGAAGAAGGTGGAGCCCTGAGCTCAAACTGCTGAGGATTCTTCAGGCCActgatgatgaggatgaggaggacCAACTCTCTGGGTCACAGAGCGCAGAGTCTTTCAAGACTTCACAGGGCAGCCTGACTCCAGATTAG
- the C7H9orf43 gene encoding uncharacterized protein C9orf43 homolog isoform X2 → MHLPDESQWDETTCKLAICQHPQCWATIRRIERGHPRILGTPRKTTIDDEDKLPMLTIVNVSDSCIRAKRLAHHHLSGFTFTKPPSLLCPGSKVHSKFQGSPAEKKHVVPSQDWRKGRMKSTVKDSFLYEKQKTETPLGPPGMIVPPPSPVNFFEQLSTESIPFWNQFDMVPQDLLKDLLPNEGKTMPSLEMKTQLAMMKKKPPLQKSRPDSAISAKMFLSVHRLTLQRPALRYPKHLNKFYYNLNTEGHKKQQWQQKQLQQKLKTPPRRQIQRVPVSLQEAKKKPKSDPGSHDILHKCSGAVAYGPRYGHRTLLGRKSDKKQPQRMKSEGPTSRQDSKRRPQVEYSENYPDSFPDKDDPEVSKTEPSKKDISAQKAVVLASQGRSPEDLSDSTSRRRWSPELKLLRILQATDDEDEEDQLSGSQSAESFKTSQGSLTPD, encoded by the exons ATGCATTTGCCAGATGAGAGTCAGTGGGATGAAACCACCTGCAAGTTGGCTATTTGTCAGCATCCACAGTGCTGGGCAACGATCCGCCGGATTGAGAGGGGCCACCCTCGAATCCTGGGCACCCCCCGCAAAACAACTATCGATGATGAAG ACAAACTCCCGATGCTCACCATTGTAAACGTGTCAGATTCCTGCATACGGGCCAAGAGACTTGCTCATCATCATTTATCAGGATTTACCTTTACCAAACCTCCCTCTTTATTGTGTCCTGGTTCAAAGGTTCACTCCAAATTTCAAGGCAG TCCAGCTGAGAAGAAGCATGTTGTTCCCAGCCAGGactggaggaagggaagaatgaaATCTACAGTG aaAGACAGTTTTCTCTatgaaaagcagaaaacagaaacGCCGCTGGGACCTCCGGGGATGATTGTGCCCCCTCCATCACCAGTAAACTTTTTTGAGCAACTAAGTACAGAGTCCATACCTTTCTGGAACCAGTTTGACATGGTCCCTCAGGATCTACTGAAGGA CCTCTTGCCCAATGAAGGGAAAACCATGCCTTCTCTGGAGATGAAGACACAATTGGCCATGATGAAGAAGAAACCACCCCTGCAAAAGAGCCGACCCGACAGTGCCATTTCTGCTAAGATGTTTTTGTCTGTACACCGTCTCACCCTGCAG agaCCAGCATTGAGATATCCTAAACATTTGAATAAATTCTATTATAACCTAAACACAGAAG GTCACAAGAAGCAGCAGTGGCAGCAGAAGCAGCTGCAGCAGAAGTTGAAAACACCACCTAGGAGACAG ATACAGAGAGTTCCTGTCAGCTTGCAG GAGGccaaaaagaaacccaagagTGATCCAGGGAGCCATGACATTTTGCACAAATGTTCAGGTGCCGTGGCTTATGGCCCGCGCTATG GTCACAGAACTCTACTGGGTCGGAAAAGTGACAAAAAGCAGCCACAGCGGATGAAGTCAGAAGGACCCACCTCGAGACAG GATTCCAAAAGGAGACCACAGGTGGAATACTCTGAGAATTATCCGGATTCCTTTCCTGATAAGGATG ATCCTGAGGTATCCAAGACAGAACCCTCTAAAAAGGACATCAGTGCTCAGAAGGCGGTTGTGCTGGCATCCCAAGGGAGGAGCCCAGAGGACCTTTCAGACAGCACATCTAGAAGAAGGTGGAGCCCTGAGCTCAAACTGCTGAGGATTCTTCAGGCCActgatgatgaggatgaggaggacCAACTCTCTGGGTCACAGAGCGCAGAGTCTTTCAAGACTTCACAGGGCAGCCTGACTCCAGATTAG
- the POLE3 gene encoding DNA polymerase epsilon subunit 3 isoform X1, whose protein sequence is MAERPEDLNLPNAVITRIIKEALPDGVNISKEARSAISRAASVFVLYATSWPECPFSFSANNFAMKGKRKTLNASDVLSAMEEMEFQRFVTPLKEALEAYRREQKGKKEASEQKKKDKDKKTDAEEQDKGRDDDNDEDEERLEEEEQNEEEEVDN, encoded by the exons ATGGCGGAGAGGCCCGAGGACCTAAACCTGCCCAATGCTGTCATCACCAGGATCATCAAGGAAGCG CTCCCGGACGGTGTCAACATCTCCAAGGAGGCCCGCAGCGCCATCTCCCGCGCCGCTAGCGTCTTCGTGCTGTACGCCACTTCCTG GCCCGAATGTCCCTTTTCTTTCAGTGCCAACAACTTCGCGATGAAGGGAAAACGCAAGACATTGAACGCCAGTGACGTGCTCTCAGCCATGGAGGAGATGGAGTTCCAGCGGTTCGTCACCCCCCTGAAAGAAGCTCTGGAAG CGTACAGGAGAGAGCAGAAAGGCAAGAAGGAAGCTTCCGAGCAGAAGAAGaaggacaaagacaaaaaaaccgATGCAGAGGAGCAAGACAAGGGCAGGGATGACGACAACGATGAAGACGAGGAAAGGCTGGAAGAAGAAGAACAGAACGAAGAGGAGGAAGTAGACAACTAG
- the POLE3 gene encoding DNA polymerase epsilon subunit 3 isoform X2: MAERPEDLNLPNAVITRIIKEALPDGVNISKEARSAISRAASVFVLYATSCANNFAMKGKRKTLNASDVLSAMEEMEFQRFVTPLKEALEAYRREQKGKKEASEQKKKDKDKKTDAEEQDKGRDDDNDEDEERLEEEEQNEEEEVDN; the protein is encoded by the exons ATGGCGGAGAGGCCCGAGGACCTAAACCTGCCCAATGCTGTCATCACCAGGATCATCAAGGAAGCG CTCCCGGACGGTGTCAACATCTCCAAGGAGGCCCGCAGCGCCATCTCCCGCGCCGCTAGCGTCTTCGTGCTGTACGCCACTTCCTG TGCCAACAACTTCGCGATGAAGGGAAAACGCAAGACATTGAACGCCAGTGACGTGCTCTCAGCCATGGAGGAGATGGAGTTCCAGCGGTTCGTCACCCCCCTGAAAGAAGCTCTGGAAG CGTACAGGAGAGAGCAGAAAGGCAAGAAGGAAGCTTCCGAGCAGAAGAAGaaggacaaagacaaaaaaaccgATGCAGAGGAGCAAGACAAGGGCAGGGATGACGACAACGATGAAGACGAGGAAAGGCTGGAAGAAGAAGAACAGAACGAAGAGGAGGAAGTAGACAACTAG